Proteins from a genomic interval of Chroococcidiopsis thermalis PCC 7203:
- the kdsA gene encoding 3-deoxy-8-phosphooctulonate synthase: MIQTQISKTLSIGDGCPLTLIGGPCVIESGDFTLKMAEEIAKVCDRLGVSFIFKSSFDKANRTSINSFRGQPIESGLKILQRVKEEVGVPVLTDIHESHQAATVAEVVDVLQIPAFLCRQTDLLLAAAATGKVVNVKKGQFLAPWDMRQVVRKLEAAGTKRILLTERGTSFGYNTLVVDFRSLPQMRSLGYPVVFDATHSVQMPGGQGDKSGGQRQFVPYLARAAAAIGIDALFMEIHEDPDNAPSDGPNMIPLAQLETVLRQIINVRNCLEVTPALV, encoded by the coding sequence ATGATTCAAACCCAAATTTCCAAAACTCTCTCTATTGGTGATGGCTGTCCCCTCACCTTAATTGGTGGTCCCTGCGTGATTGAATCGGGGGACTTTACGCTGAAAATGGCAGAGGAAATTGCTAAAGTGTGCGATCGCTTGGGTGTTTCTTTTATCTTCAAGTCTTCCTTTGATAAAGCCAATCGCACCTCAATTAATTCTTTTCGCGGACAACCGATAGAATCGGGACTCAAAATTCTCCAACGGGTAAAAGAGGAAGTCGGAGTCCCAGTCCTCACCGATATTCACGAAAGCCATCAAGCGGCGACTGTAGCAGAAGTGGTTGATGTTTTACAAATTCCTGCTTTCTTGTGTCGGCAAACCGATCTACTTTTGGCAGCAGCAGCAACAGGCAAAGTTGTCAATGTCAAAAAGGGTCAGTTTCTCGCGCCTTGGGATATGAGGCAAGTCGTGCGCAAGTTAGAAGCAGCTGGAACTAAGCGGATTCTTTTAACCGAGCGCGGTACGAGTTTCGGCTACAACACTTTGGTAGTAGATTTTCGTTCTCTACCACAAATGCGATCGTTGGGTTATCCCGTAGTCTTTGATGCCACGCACAGCGTTCAAATGCCGGGGGGTCAAGGTGATAAATCTGGCGGACAGCGCCAATTCGTACCTTACCTGGCAAGAGCTGCTGCTGCGATTGGAATTGATGCCTTATTTATGGAAATTCACGAAGACCCAGACAATGCACCAAGTGATGGTCCAAATATGATTCCTCTGGCTCAATTGGAAACCGTGTTGAGACAAATTATCAACGTCCGTAACTGTTTAGAAGTAACTCCCGCTCTTGTTTAA
- the kdsB gene encoding 3-deoxy-manno-octulosonate cytidylyltransferase → MNILAVIPARYNSQRFPGKPLVRIDDRPMVQWVYEAAKRCPAFSQVVVATDSTAIADCVRRFGGVVEMTRSDHQTGTDRVAEVAERYPEMTAIANVQGDQPFVTADMLTQLVTPYLQGESPDMTTLACPLHEESYNDPNAVKVLCDRRDRALYFSRSPIPYYRNAGSAPVFHHLGLYAFSRNFLAKYAQLTPTPLEHCEGLEQLRVLEHGYAIVVCQTQKAVLEINTPSDLLQAQALIAQTVVKQ, encoded by the coding sequence ATGAATATTTTGGCTGTAATTCCAGCGCGCTACAACTCGCAACGCTTTCCTGGCAAACCACTCGTCAGAATTGACGATCGCCCAATGGTGCAATGGGTTTATGAAGCGGCTAAACGTTGTCCGGCTTTCAGTCAAGTTGTGGTGGCGACAGATAGCACGGCGATCGCTGACTGCGTGCGTCGGTTTGGTGGGGTGGTAGAAATGACCCGCAGCGACCATCAAACAGGTACGGATCGAGTCGCAGAAGTCGCAGAACGATATCCTGAAATGACGGCGATCGCCAACGTTCAAGGCGATCAACCCTTCGTCACCGCAGATATGCTGACGCAGCTTGTGACTCCCTACTTACAAGGAGAGTCACCCGATATGACGACCCTAGCCTGTCCGCTGCATGAAGAGAGCTACAACGACCCCAACGCCGTAAAAGTCTTGTGCGATCGCCGCGATCGGGCGCTTTATTTCTCCCGCTCCCCCATCCCTTACTATCGCAATGCGGGTTCTGCACCAGTATTTCACCACCTCGGACTCTACGCTTTTAGCCGCAATTTTCTTGCCAAATACGCTCAGTTGACCCCGACACCATTAGAACACTGCGAAGGATTAGAACAGTTGCGCGTACTCGAACACGGCTACGCGATCGTCGTTTGTCAAACTCAAAAAGCCGTGTTGGAAATCAACACGCCGAGCGATCTGCTACAGGCGCAAGCCTTAATTGCTCAAACTGTCGTTAAGCAGTAA
- a CDS encoding 2OG-Fe(II) oxygenase, translated as MKSLLSKIKPTDIFSEPFPHIVIKDALDEEVYSKLKSEWADIEILRQGEDNKGTDLSSNKRLHYLAQESLNDERITPFWKEFIALHTSDTFFQEFLTIFKDYIVQMYPDFEQKYGSFATLKSGLRKVDTFESVDVLLDALICINTPVITKPNAVRGAHIDLPDKLFAGLFYLRDPQDTSTGGNLEIYKFKNGKPYGFRSSAIEDSYIKHVKTIEYDRNVLILFLNSVYSLHGVSVRSLTESPRYFVNLVGEVKQPLFNPKQYQELPSFKTKYIRKLENAIKKVALAAK; from the coding sequence ATGAAATCGCTTTTATCTAAAATTAAGCCAACCGATATCTTTTCAGAACCATTTCCTCATATTGTCATTAAAGATGCTTTGGATGAAGAAGTCTACTCAAAGCTGAAATCAGAATGGGCTGATATTGAAATTTTAAGGCAAGGAGAAGACAACAAAGGAACAGATTTGTCCAGCAATAAAAGATTGCATTATTTAGCACAAGAAAGTTTAAATGACGAGCGAATTACTCCTTTCTGGAAAGAGTTTATTGCTTTACATACATCCGATACATTCTTTCAAGAGTTTCTGACGATCTTTAAAGACTATATTGTCCAAATGTATCCTGACTTTGAGCAAAAATATGGCTCGTTTGCAACGCTAAAGTCTGGATTGCGAAAAGTTGACACGTTTGAAAGTGTAGATGTGTTACTCGACGCACTGATTTGTATAAATACACCCGTTATTACTAAACCAAATGCAGTCAGAGGCGCGCACATAGATTTACCAGATAAACTATTCGCCGGACTATTCTATCTGCGCGATCCGCAAGATACATCGACAGGAGGCAATCTGGAAATTTATAAATTTAAGAACGGCAAGCCTTACGGATTTAGAAGCAGTGCAATTGAAGATTCTTATATCAAGCATGTAAAAACAATTGAGTACGATCGCAACGTTCTTATATTATTCCTGAACTCAGTTTATTCGTTACATGGTGTCAGCGTGCGATCGCTAACAGAGTCGCCTCGATATTTTGTGAATTTAGTTGGCGAAGTCAAACAGCCTTTATTCAATCCTAAGCAATATCAAGAATTACCTTCGTTCAAAACGAAATACATCAGAAAACTAGAAAACGCCATCAAAAAAGTAGCTCTGGCAGCCAAGTAA
- a CDS encoding KpsF/GutQ family sugar-phosphate isomerase, whose translation MQCIEPEPKTYVLQVVELLKQEADAIIKTANQLQPEGIERAVELLADCHGKVVLVGVGKSGIIAQKIAATLTSTGTSAVFLHPSDALHGDIGIVAGGDVAVILSNSGETDELVAMLPYLKCRQIPIIAIVGRLRSTLAYNADVSLNAAVDREACPFNLVPTSSTTVALAIGDALAIALMHVKGLTPEAFAFNHPAGRLGKRLTLRVRDLMHAGAHNPVVSPEAAWIEVLSAISEGGLGAVNVVDDLGCLVGIITDGDLRRLLQKVKHQELETLTAGTIATANPIAISPDILAYHALELMENRPSQISILPVVEEQRCIGLIRVHDIVRSGI comes from the coding sequence ATGCAATGCATAGAGCCAGAGCCTAAAACTTATGTTTTACAAGTTGTCGAACTGCTCAAACAAGAAGCAGATGCAATTATCAAAACAGCAAATCAATTACAGCCAGAAGGTATAGAACGAGCAGTTGAGCTGTTGGCTGATTGTCACGGTAAGGTTGTCTTGGTGGGTGTTGGCAAGTCAGGAATTATCGCCCAGAAAATTGCTGCAACTCTAACCAGTACGGGGACATCAGCGGTTTTTCTGCACCCATCTGATGCCTTGCATGGTGATATTGGAATTGTGGCTGGAGGTGACGTTGCTGTGATCTTGAGTAACAGTGGCGAAACCGATGAATTGGTTGCCATGTTGCCCTATCTTAAATGTCGGCAGATCCCAATTATTGCGATCGTCGGCAGACTGCGTTCCACGCTTGCTTACAATGCTGATGTAAGTCTCAATGCAGCAGTCGATCGCGAGGCTTGTCCGTTTAATTTAGTCCCCACAAGTAGTACAACTGTCGCCTTGGCAATTGGAGACGCGCTGGCGATCGCCCTGATGCACGTTAAAGGTTTAACCCCAGAAGCGTTTGCATTTAACCATCCTGCGGGACGATTGGGCAAACGCTTGACTCTCAGGGTAAGAGATTTAATGCACGCTGGCGCGCACAATCCCGTTGTTTCACCTGAAGCCGCTTGGATTGAAGTCTTGAGTGCAATTAGCGAAGGTGGGTTGGGTGCTGTCAATGTCGTAGACGATCTGGGTTGTTTAGTCGGAATTATTACAGATGGCGATTTGCGACGATTGCTACAAAAAGTCAAACATCAAGAGTTGGAAACGCTGACAGCAGGAACGATCGCCACAGCAAATCCAATTGCGATCTCCCCCGATATACTTGCCTACCATGCCTTGGAATTAATGGAAAATCGCCCTTCCCAAATTTCTATCCTGCCCGTAGTTGAGGAACAACGTTGCATCGGTTTAATTCGGGTACACGATATAGTTCGCAGCGGCATTTGA
- a CDS encoding glycosyltransferase family 4 protein has protein sequence MIYSETEKLAPDITNTITTPATNTILVICPLPYPPTNGTRVHIWGLILFFKQTGWRVVVAAYNWPGQRIFKADGEPGIDLPIDIEFHLFERSFRYSVAKDPHTAQNLHKLQTLIDDCKPQVVWCNYSDLVPLVSQLDLKGAHLWFRPHDFELAHNIETAIASRPWKTGWHQNTFKQTVKWSKKLLQQTTQSFASERQMHRISDRIFFNAYSDMQFMSRLYGGTVRKDWVVPFLERERIPVKDNKSPLDVVYISSNYVSPTHLSGVRQLLQRVIPAVEQAMPGQFRFHFVGKGCAEHLSQYASNAIVIHDFVDDLSAFMRDNIDIACLPVEIGWGCKIKVLEAMASGLPVIGLPQTFRGVPPTPGAYYACHSTQEFVSAFRALQDTNTRRQAANVGLTTYTAWRNEGRQILSEALNQLTGSREQGAGSRE, from the coding sequence ATGATCTATAGCGAAACCGAAAAGCTCGCCCCTGACATCACAAATACTATTACCACGCCTGCGACAAATACTATTTTAGTCATTTGTCCTCTCCCATACCCTCCAACCAATGGTACTAGAGTTCATATTTGGGGATTAATTCTGTTCTTCAAACAAACTGGCTGGCGAGTCGTTGTTGCTGCATACAATTGGCCCGGACAGAGAATTTTTAAAGCCGATGGTGAACCTGGAATTGACCTACCAATAGATATAGAATTTCACCTATTTGAACGCAGTTTTCGTTATTCTGTAGCGAAAGATCCGCATACAGCACAAAATCTGCACAAGCTACAAACGCTGATTGACGATTGCAAACCCCAGGTTGTTTGGTGTAATTATTCCGATCTCGTACCGCTAGTCTCTCAACTCGACTTAAAAGGAGCGCATCTCTGGTTTCGACCGCACGATTTTGAACTAGCGCACAACATAGAAACAGCGATCGCCTCTCGACCTTGGAAAACTGGGTGGCACCAAAACACTTTTAAACAAACCGTTAAGTGGAGCAAAAAACTCTTACAACAAACAACCCAATCCTTTGCTTCCGAGCGCCAAATGCATCGAATTTCCGACCGGATCTTTTTCAATGCTTACAGCGACATGCAGTTTATGTCGCGCCTCTACGGTGGGACTGTGCGTAAAGATTGGGTCGTCCCTTTTTTAGAACGAGAACGCATTCCGGTAAAAGATAACAAGTCACCGCTCGATGTTGTATACATTAGCAGCAATTACGTCAGTCCAACCCATCTATCGGGAGTGAGACAGCTGCTACAACGAGTCATTCCGGCAGTCGAGCAAGCCATGCCCGGTCAATTTCGCTTTCACTTTGTCGGCAAGGGTTGTGCCGAGCATTTAAGCCAGTATGCCTCAAACGCGATCGTCATTCACGATTTTGTTGACGATTTGTCAGCTTTCATGCGCGACAACATTGATATTGCTTGTTTGCCAGTGGAAATTGGTTGGGGATGCAAAATCAAAGTTTTAGAAGCAATGGCTTCTGGCTTGCCTGTGATTGGTTTACCTCAGACTTTTCGCGGCGTACCACCAACACCAGGAGCTTACTATGCCTGCCACAGTACGCAGGAATTTGTCTCAGCCTTTAGAGCTTTACAAGATACAAACACACGCCGACAAGCAGCGAATGTAGGATTAACCACCTATACAGCATGGCGAAATGAAGGGCGGCAAATTCTGAGCGAAGCATTAAATCAGTTAACAGGGAGCAGGGAGCAGGGAGCAGGGAGCAGGGAGTAG
- a CDS encoding KdsC family phosphatase, which produces MTTIFEFEPELRSHSSFQGDSHNISERDARLSQVKLLVLDVDGVLTDGGLYYSESGEVQQRFNIKDGQGLKRLMYSGVEVAIITAKSFSSTLHRAKDLGIDRAYLGIKDKLPTLIHLCQNLDISLSQVAYVGDDINDLEVMHVVGCPLTVADAMRANQDCALYITKLPGGQGAVREICDLIVALQTVK; this is translated from the coding sequence ATGACAACCATTTTTGAATTTGAACCCGAATTGCGATCGCATAGCAGCTTTCAAGGAGATTCGCACAATATTTCTGAGAGAGATGCACGCTTGTCGCAAGTCAAATTACTAGTTCTTGATGTTGATGGTGTCCTCACGGATGGAGGTCTTTACTACTCCGAAAGCGGTGAGGTTCAACAGCGATTTAACATTAAGGATGGTCAAGGATTAAAGCGATTGATGTACTCTGGCGTAGAAGTTGCCATTATTACAGCTAAGTCCTTTTCATCCACTCTTCATCGCGCCAAAGATTTAGGAATTGATCGCGCTTATCTGGGGATTAAAGATAAATTACCGACTCTAATTCATCTGTGTCAAAACTTAGACATATCTTTGTCTCAAGTGGCATATGTTGGTGATGACATTAACGATCTAGAAGTCATGCACGTTGTTGGCTGTCCTTTAACGGTAGCTGATGCCATGCGTGCCAATCAAGACTGCGCTCTTTACATCACTAAATTACCAGGAGGACAAGGTGCAGTTCGTGAGATCTGCGATCTTATTGTTGCCCTCCAAACGGTGAAATAA
- a CDS encoding polysialyltransferase family glycosyltransferase — MSTSKTIKRLVVCFGSIQLVTVLSVMNYREKTRQDQNLQYENYLLITPLFAPQGQSEEFAALIEQMARSICTWEKVAYMPLEQKQAISQKVKQSGLSKVTDLVHALTGSQHFDEIFLAHEYDFEDQLVMNLYQDAEKICYGNGIGVYTAQSAFPKANLLRDSRNYLDFIYKSSKDKLREFLPRKRSLSEQKLDIGYFSLPFAFGQEPAIPTIILDRDVYRETFQKLSAKLSEFIDISYIENLRDRIQTAPTSILLTSNFSESGRISPENEIAAYREFLVTRGIRPDEVLLIKPHPRNSREKLLQLKSNLSALYADVILLAEDFLFYLPFELIFMEVFLNTDLKNLQNPRVFTFSSACLTLEFVLDTRCTLGFGSDIVQQFFYPDHVESRSQHEADLLSTIQEIRNLNSVLV; from the coding sequence ATGTCAACATCAAAAACAATTAAGCGGCTTGTCGTATGTTTTGGTAGCATTCAACTCGTCACGGTTTTGTCAGTCATGAATTATCGAGAAAAGACGCGACAAGACCAGAATTTGCAGTACGAAAACTACCTGCTAATTACTCCTCTATTTGCTCCCCAAGGACAAAGTGAGGAATTTGCTGCTTTGATTGAACAAATGGCTCGGTCGATTTGCACTTGGGAAAAAGTTGCTTATATGCCCTTGGAGCAAAAACAAGCAATTTCCCAAAAAGTGAAGCAGTCTGGTTTATCTAAAGTGACTGACTTGGTTCATGCATTAACCGGGAGTCAGCATTTTGATGAGATTTTTCTAGCGCATGAATACGATTTTGAAGACCAGTTGGTGATGAATCTCTATCAAGATGCCGAAAAGATTTGCTACGGTAACGGCATTGGAGTTTACACGGCACAATCGGCTTTCCCTAAAGCTAATTTATTGAGAGATTCGCGTAATTATCTAGACTTTATCTATAAGTCGTCAAAGGACAAACTCAGAGAATTTCTCCCTCGCAAGCGATCGCTGAGCGAACAAAAGCTAGACATTGGTTATTTCTCGCTGCCATTTGCTTTTGGACAAGAACCGGCAATTCCAACGATTATTCTTGACAGGGATGTTTACCGAGAAACTTTTCAAAAGTTAAGCGCCAAGCTATCTGAGTTTATCGATATTAGTTATATCGAAAACCTACGCGATCGCATCCAAACTGCTCCCACGTCAATTTTACTCACGAGTAATTTCTCTGAGTCGGGTAGAATATCACCAGAAAATGAAATTGCTGCCTATCGAGAGTTTTTGGTCACTAGAGGAATTCGTCCCGATGAAGTTCTCTTAATTAAACCACACCCTAGAAATTCCAGAGAGAAGTTACTGCAATTAAAGTCTAATCTTAGCGCTCTTTATGCAGATGTAATTCTGCTAGCTGAAGACTTTTTGTTTTATCTTCCATTTGAATTAATTTTCATGGAAGTTTTCTTAAACACAGACTTGAAAAATCTGCAAAATCCTAGAGTTTTTACGTTTAGTTCTGCTTGTTTAACGCTGGAATTTGTTTTAGATACCCGTTGTACTCTGGGCTTTGGTAGCGACATAGTACAACAATTCTTTTATCCCGACCATGTAGAAAGTAGAAGCCAACACGAAGCCGATCTCCTATCTACAATTCAGGAAATTAGAAACTTAAATTCCGTTCTCGTCTAA
- a CDS encoding alpha/beta hydrolase yields MNILHPKILPEMPMPALIWIHGGAWMEGSKEQGIELLLPFARQGYLCASIEYRLSHEAIFPAQIEDCKCAVRFLRAHAKELHLNCDRIGVWGRSAGGHLAALLGTTAGVKELEGEGGWENFSSRVQAVCDWFGPTDFSRINDFPRQISHSAADAPEALLIGGIVEENQEKAMQANPIAYVNEDAPPFAIFHADDDFIVPLNQSQLLFEALQQAGVEVSLEIVKGGGHGKKFDSPLLLAQLENFFHRHLY; encoded by the coding sequence ATGAACATTCTCCACCCTAAAATCTTACCTGAAATGCCCATGCCTGCTCTAATATGGATACATGGTGGAGCGTGGATGGAAGGAAGTAAAGAGCAAGGAATCGAACTGTTACTGCCCTTTGCTCGCCAAGGATATTTGTGCGCTAGCATTGAATATCGCTTGAGTCATGAAGCAATTTTTCCAGCCCAAATTGAAGATTGTAAATGTGCAGTGCGTTTTTTGCGCGCTCATGCGAAAGAATTGCATCTAAATTGCGATCGCATTGGAGTCTGGGGTAGGTCGGCGGGCGGTCATTTAGCAGCGCTTTTGGGGACAACTGCTGGTGTTAAGGAATTGGAAGGTGAGGGGGGCTGGGAGAATTTTTCTAGTCGCGTCCAAGCTGTGTGCGACTGGTTTGGTCCTACAGATTTCAGCCGCATAAATGACTTTCCTCGACAGATATCCCATAGCGCAGCTGATGCTCCCGAAGCATTGCTGATTGGCGGAATTGTTGAAGAAAATCAGGAAAAAGCAATGCAGGCAAACCCGATCGCTTATGTCAATGAAGATGCTCCCCCTTTCGCGATTTTCCATGCAGATGATGACTTTATAGTGCCGCTCAATCAAAGTCAATTATTGTTTGAGGCGCTACAGCAGGCGGGAGTGGAGGTGTCATTAGAAATTGTGAAAGGCGGCGGACACGGGAAAAAATTTGATTCTCCCTTGCTACTGGCGCAGTTAGAAAACTTTTTTCATCGACATCTTTACTAA
- a CDS encoding polysaccharide lyase: MFNNHRDRHQQWIDFVFLRSITKLLLVLVTIWLMPLSSKVKSDTLVFLSDFESGYSEWGTELCCNYSAEIVNSPIRAGNQAIKFTLKKEDARLYGVKRAELKLGEVPPDSEIWYGFSVFLPSDYQQDPSSEIIAQWHDLPDKNLGEKWKSPALSLSTKDGKFILNRKWDSKRVTVVPEGKEVVDLGLYQTGKWTDFVFRVKWSSGSNGRLEVWQDGKLVVSRNGPNNYNDARGPYLKIGIYKGDWKNYPDKSTISERELYFDEVRVGDANARYEDIAPRD, translated from the coding sequence ATGTTTAATAATCATCGCGATCGACATCAACAGTGGATAGATTTTGTATTTCTTAGATCGATAACGAAGTTACTTCTAGTCTTGGTAACAATTTGGTTGATGCCTTTGAGTAGTAAAGTCAAAAGTGACACTCTCGTTTTTCTCAGTGATTTTGAATCGGGTTACTCTGAATGGGGAACAGAACTTTGCTGTAACTATTCAGCTGAGATTGTCAACTCTCCTATCCGCGCAGGAAACCAAGCTATTAAGTTTACTCTGAAAAAAGAGGATGCTCGCCTATATGGTGTGAAGCGTGCCGAATTGAAACTTGGAGAAGTTCCGCCAGATTCAGAAATATGGTATGGATTTAGTGTTTTCTTACCTTCTGATTACCAACAAGATCCATCTAGTGAAATTATCGCTCAATGGCACGATTTACCAGATAAGAACTTAGGAGAAAAATGGAAATCTCCAGCTCTTTCTCTCAGTACAAAAGATGGTAAATTCATTTTAAACAGAAAATGGGACTCAAAACGAGTTACAGTAGTTCCAGAAGGTAAAGAGGTAGTAGATTTAGGTCTTTACCAAACCGGAAAGTGGACAGACTTCGTGTTTCGTGTTAAGTGGTCTAGTGGTTCAAATGGTCGATTGGAGGTTTGGCAAGATGGCAAATTAGTTGTGAGCAGAAATGGACCGAATAACTATAATGATGCGAGGGGACCATATCTCAAAATTGGAATATATAAGGGTGATTGGAAAAACTACCCAGATAAATCGACCATTAGCGAAAGAGAACTTTATTTTGATGAAGTTAGGGTTGGAGATGCTAACGCTAGATACGAAGATATTGCTCCGCGTGATTGA
- a CDS encoding nucleotide sugar dehydrogenase — protein MRVIVWGLGYVGTVVAACLAQAGHDVIGVELNPEKVKVFNSGRSPLKEPDLDELIQQGIAQGRLRAVTDGEQYVAEADASLICVGTPSMADGSPMLNYIKGVAQQIGSGLKHSQRYHVVVLRSTVFPGVTRDFLLPLLEQHSLRSAGEDFGLVVNPEFLRETEAVTDFHAPPYTVIGELDKRSGDAIAQLYSNIQAPLHRVALEEAELLKVVNNTFHALKIGFSNEIGRICDRLGIDSHVLMQLVCADTKLNISPAYLKPGFAFGGSCLPKDLRSLIFNARQLGVEIPILDSVLPSNTLQVEAARIKIHETGAKHVGILGLSFKAGTDDLRESPVISLIRQLWQDGLEISVYDPDVNLEVLLGSNLEYLQRQLPQIDRILRTDIDSVLNECQTLVITQKRPEFTNIQGLKSHVAVLDLVRLSNESAVTGLANYEGISWQKKQPAKKILPFAGSDRANNKDVAPVAR, from the coding sequence ATGCGCGTTATCGTTTGGGGTTTAGGTTACGTCGGTACAGTTGTTGCTGCTTGCTTGGCGCAAGCCGGACATGATGTTATAGGTGTAGAACTCAACCCAGAAAAGGTAAAAGTTTTTAATAGCGGGCGCAGTCCGTTGAAAGAACCCGATTTAGATGAGTTAATTCAGCAAGGAATCGCTCAAGGACGGTTACGGGCTGTAACGGATGGCGAACAATACGTTGCTGAGGCTGATGCTTCTCTCATCTGCGTTGGTACGCCTAGCATGGCGGATGGTAGTCCAATGCTCAACTATATAAAAGGAGTTGCCCAACAGATCGGTAGCGGGTTGAAGCATTCACAACGCTATCACGTTGTCGTTCTCCGCAGTACGGTTTTTCCTGGCGTAACCCGCGATTTTCTCCTACCATTGCTAGAACAGCATTCGCTGCGTTCTGCTGGCGAGGACTTTGGTTTGGTAGTCAATCCAGAATTTCTGCGCGAGACGGAAGCAGTCACAGATTTTCACGCGCCTCCTTATACCGTAATTGGGGAATTAGACAAACGCTCGGGTGATGCGATCGCTCAACTCTATAGCAATATCCAGGCTCCTTTACATCGCGTGGCATTGGAGGAAGCGGAATTGTTGAAGGTAGTTAACAATACATTTCACGCCCTCAAGATCGGGTTTAGTAATGAAATTGGTCGGATTTGCGATCGCCTGGGAATAGATAGTCACGTCCTGATGCAGCTCGTTTGTGCCGATACTAAGCTCAATATCTCCCCTGCCTATCTCAAGCCTGGATTTGCTTTTGGTGGCTCTTGTTTACCAAAAGACTTGCGCTCTCTCATTTTCAACGCTCGGCAGTTGGGGGTTGAAATCCCGATTCTAGATTCAGTACTGCCCAGCAACACGTTGCAAGTTGAAGCAGCGCGGATCAAAATTCACGAAACTGGTGCTAAGCACGTCGGTATCTTGGGTTTGAGTTTTAAAGCAGGTACGGACGATCTGCGCGAAAGTCCCGTTATCAGCCTCATCCGTCAGTTGTGGCAGGATGGCTTAGAAATATCGGTCTACGATCCAGACGTAAATCTAGAGGTGCTATTGGGCAGCAACTTAGAATACCTGCAACGCCAGCTACCGCAAATCGATCGGATTTTGCGCACGGATATCGATAGCGTATTAAATGAATGCCAAACTCTAGTCATTACTCAAAAACGACCGGAATTCACCAACATACAAGGACTCAAGAGTCACGTTGCCGTTCTCGACTTGGTGCGGTTGAGCAACGAGTCTGCCGTTACAGGCTTGGCTAACTATGAAGGGATTTCTTGGCAGAAGAAACAGCCTGCTAAGAAAATCTTGCCATTTGCGGGCAGCGATCGCGCTAACAACAAAGACGTTGCGCCCGTTGCTAGGTAG
- a CDS encoding glycosyltransferase family 61 protein, which yields MRILEKISHKSNLTARKYLTNLLVHEVKLEEHYKNSQRVNLSCSSQNIYIPETQRMNFFREIKHLQAANYSLPDIYTTTLHDVIYCTKFDILLTKTRKVISDSINTTIEQNKYDIAENTYFNKTEKIAGICAIFRSFANGYYHQLIDNIPRIFLLDRPQYKDIEEIKLLASTKISRSEEFLLSKILPNNVKLTKVSPDKNYAIENLIFPSFLTRRHAGYLPSDYLRFFTEKITPQRPRKKINRIFISRRDSKKGRHILNEDELFDMLSKYGFKKYLLEQISIEDQIDLFSDSEYVIGSHGAGLANIIFAEGVNVLEIFPTQEILPHFYFLAKSLNQNYEYWCGQATSKNSNFVVNVSEIARMIASQEMCPT from the coding sequence ATGAGAATTCTAGAAAAAATTTCTCACAAATCTAATTTAACAGCAAGAAAATATCTGACTAATTTATTGGTGCATGAGGTCAAACTTGAGGAGCATTATAAGAATTCTCAAAGAGTAAATTTATCATGTTCTAGTCAAAATATTTATATACCAGAAACTCAACGAATGAATTTTTTCCGCGAGATTAAGCATTTGCAAGCAGCAAATTATTCTCTTCCAGATATATACACGACTACTTTACATGACGTAATTTACTGTACAAAATTTGATATTTTGCTGACAAAAACGCGCAAAGTTATCTCGGATTCCATAAACACCACTATCGAGCAGAATAAATACGATATTGCAGAAAATACTTATTTCAATAAAACAGAAAAAATTGCGGGTATTTGTGCTATTTTTCGTTCGTTTGCCAATGGTTATTATCACCAGCTAATCGATAACATTCCGCGAATTTTCTTGCTCGATCGACCGCAATATAAAGACATAGAAGAAATTAAATTGCTGGCTTCAACAAAAATTTCTAGATCGGAAGAGTTTTTGCTCTCAAAAATACTACCCAACAATGTAAAACTTACCAAGGTAAGTCCAGATAAAAATTATGCGATCGAAAATCTAATCTTTCCTTCTTTTTTAACTCGTCGTCATGCGGGATACTTACCCTCTGATTATTTAAGATTTTTCACAGAGAAAATAACGCCGCAACGACCGCGAAAGAAAATCAATCGTATTTTCATCTCTAGAAGAGATTCAAAAAAGGGACGACATATTTTGAATGAAGATGAACTATTTGATATGTTGAGTAAGTACGGATTCAAGAAATACCTACTTGAACAGATATCAATTGAAGATCAAATCGATCTTTTTAGTGATAGCGAATACGTTATAGGTTCGCATGGTGCTGGACTTGCTAATATTATTTTTGCCGAAGGAGTTAATGTCTTAGAAATATTTCCTACACAGGAGATTTTGCCGCATTTTTACTTCTTAGCAAAATCTCTGAATCAGAATTATGAATACTGGTGCGGTCAGGCAACATCCAAAAACAGCAATTTTGTGGTTAATGTATCAGAGATTGCAAGAATGATAGCTAGTCAAGAAATGTGTCCAACCTAA